In the Colwellia sp. 20A7 genome, one interval contains:
- a CDS encoding YHS domain-containing (seleno)protein, translated as MKLSTIIKSTFASSALLLSSLSFAANIEVNANDNDIAIQGYDTVSYFTKSSPTKGSNKYTAAYNGAIYQFSTADNRDLFQSEPAKYAPQYGGYCAMGVAMNKKFDTDPTAWHIREGKLYLNLNKDVQKQWVTDIPGYIDTAQTNWSGIKGLTEEQIEKVFD; from the coding sequence ATGAAACTTTCAACAATTATAAAATCAACTTTTGCCAGTTCTGCTTTATTACTAAGCAGTTTAAGTTTTGCCGCAAATATTGAAGTCAATGCAAATGACAATGATATTGCGATTCAAGGCTATGACACCGTTTCATATTTTACAAAAAGCTCTCCAACAAAGGGGTCTAATAAATATACAGCCGCGTATAACGGTGCAATCTATCAATTTTCAACCGCTGATAATCGTGATTTATTTCAATCAGAGCCTGCTAAATATGCACCGCAATATGGCGGTTATTGTGCAATGGGAGTCGCGATGAATAAGAAATTTGATACAGATCCAACGGCTTGGCATATTCGTGAAGGTAAACTGTATTTAAATCTAAATAAAGATGTACAAAAACAATGGGTGACTGATATTCCTGGTTATATCGATACCGCTCAAACGAATTGGTCTGGTATTAAAGGACTGACTGAAGAGCAAATTGAAAAAGTATTCGATTAG
- a CDS encoding AraC family transcriptional regulator — MDQLSVILQRFSMNTSVFFTGNLCGISNFNKSPNQGHLHLLRNGELTLIDEQGKSLLINEPAVLYVPTPHTHRIIASEDNPPELVCANIIYNENTSNPIADALPSLLLFKLNDCEKLNQTAQWLFDEAFHERCGRLPMIESLTNIFLIHTLRHVLDNNIIQHGLLAGLAHPYISTVLLAMHEAPERQWGLAEMAELALMSRSKFADVFKRTVGQSPGNYLIDWRINVAKVLLKQNKPVAVVANTVGYENGSALARVFRKKLGISPKQWLEKN, encoded by the coding sequence ATGGATCAACTATCAGTTATCTTGCAGCGTTTTTCGATGAATACCTCAGTATTTTTTACTGGCAACTTATGTGGCATTAGTAATTTCAATAAATCGCCAAATCAAGGTCATTTACACTTACTTCGTAATGGCGAGTTAACATTGATAGACGAACAAGGTAAATCGCTGTTAATTAATGAACCAGCCGTACTGTATGTGCCAACACCTCATACTCATCGTATTATTGCCAGTGAAGATAATCCTCCTGAACTAGTTTGTGCCAACATTATTTATAATGAAAATACATCTAACCCTATTGCTGATGCTCTACCATCCTTATTATTGTTCAAACTTAACGACTGTGAAAAACTGAACCAAACTGCACAGTGGTTATTTGATGAAGCCTTTCATGAACGATGTGGGCGATTACCAATGATTGAGTCGTTAACCAATATATTTCTTATTCACACACTTCGCCATGTGCTCGATAACAATATTATACAACACGGTTTATTAGCAGGTTTAGCTCACCCTTATATATCAACTGTTTTATTAGCTATGCATGAAGCCCCTGAAAGGCAATGGGGATTAGCAGAAATGGCAGAGCTAGCATTAATGTCACGCTCAAAATTTGCAGATGTATTTAAACGTACGGTTGGTCAAAGCCCTGGAAATTATTTAATTGATTGGCGCATTAATGTCGCCAAAGTATTATTAAAACAAAATAAACCAGTAGCAGTAGTTGCTAATACCGTTGGTTATGAAAATGGCTCGGCATTAGCAAGAGTCTTTAGGAAAAAATTAGGGATTTCACCTAAGCAATGGCTTGAAAAAAATTAA